A stretch of Ischnura elegans chromosome 4, ioIscEleg1.1, whole genome shotgun sequence DNA encodes these proteins:
- the LOC124157003 gene encoding zinc transporter 6-like, with amino-acid sequence MPSLTNELQVLFRESRVKHIGLLITINFLCCLILLTWCTSTQSLALRAYTYTVWFNILSLLTCLLSIWVEKQKPTSIFTFGYERFEVVAIFSCTVLAQLASLFITKEGLERLLDQPEIHTGRLLMGTGIALLSHLLVIYGSSNSALDHIIATASSSWLQDQFTDISQSLCSIIPALSGVLLPRVNPMLLIAFAGAGALFLTNFLVEMKNYHLMDSLAAMAIASMTCATLFPMSVYSGKVLLQTTPLHVIGQLDKCLRETLTVDGVLEFRNEHFWTLSFGKLAGSLHVRIRREADEQLVLAQVVTCLSRLVPVLTVQVFKDDWSRGMPVVSIPPLTSPSLHHANSVFVKMGASSGPSGNGRDFQTLGPTSNSAVVESPMFRPMRMNTFLPAPENSVPMSANSVALETNVRTLEDKSNGHHDR; translated from the exons ATGCCATCTTTGACCAATGAGCTTCAAGTTTTGTTTAGAGAAAGTCGTGTCAAGCATATTGGCcttttaataacaataaattttttatgttgtttaattctTCTTACTTGGTGCACAAGTACTCAAAGTTTAG CTTTGAGAGCTTATACATACACTGTGTGGTTTAATATTTTAAG CTTGTTGACATGTTTGTTATCTATTTGGGTTGAGAAACAGAAGCCAACATCCATATTTACATTTGGATATGAAAGGTTTGAAGTTGTTGCTATATTCTCATGCACTGTCCTAGCACAGCTTGCCTCTTTATTTATCACGAAAGAGGGCCTGGAGAGACTCCTCGATCAACCAGAAATTCACAC GGGTCGTCTGCTCATGGGCACGGGCATTGCCCTGTTGAGTCACCTGCTGGTCATCTATGGCAGCTCCAATTCTGCTCTTGACCATATCATCGCCACGGCCTCATCCAGTTGGCTGCAGGACCAGTTCACGGATATTAGCCAAAG TCTGTGCTCCATCATTCCAGCCCTGAGTGGTGTTCTGCTTCCTCGAGTCAACCCCATGTTGTTGATTGCATTTGCCGGAGCAGGAGCGCTCTTCCTCACCAATTTTTTGGTGGAAATGAA AAATTACCACCTGATGGACTcattggcagcaatggccattgCGTCCATGACCTGTGCCACCCTCTTCCCCATGAGTGTCTACAGCGGCAAAGTCTTGCTGCAG ACCACACCCTTGCACGTTATTGGCCAATTGGATAAGTGTCTCCGAGAAACACTCACCGTGGATGGTGTCTTGGAGTTTAGAAACGAACACTTTTGGACTCTATCATTTGGAAAGCTG GCTGGTTCGCTGCATGTGAGGATCCGCCGTGAGGCAGACGAGCAGCTGGTGCTGGCGCAGGTGGTCACCTGCCTCTCTCGCCTCGTCCCGGTGCTCACGGTGCAAGTGTTCAAAGACGATTGGTCGAGGGGGATGCCTGTAGTCTCgatccctcccctcacctccccctCCCTACACCACGCCAACTCTGTGTTTGTCAAGATGGGTGCGTCGTCGGGGCCCAGTGGCAATGGGAGGGACTTCCAGACCTTGGGCCCCACCTCAAACAGTGCTGTCGTCGAATCTCCAATGTTCAGGCCGATGCGGATGAATACCTTCTTGCCTGCACCTGAGAACTCTGTGCCAATGTCGGCAAACAGTGTTGCCTTGGAGACCAATGTGAGGACTCTAGAAGATAAATCCAATGGCCATCATGATCGATAG
- the LOC124157084 gene encoding uncharacterized protein LOC124157084, producing the protein MDVVTSSPYYPKSNGLAEAAVKTVKNILAKERDPWLGFLAYRASPMESGYSPAELLMGRKLRTTLPFHPTKLNPKWPSLTVLRDKNKVIAERQKRNYDRRHRTKELPLLPAGATVWVRDRRECGTVVGESGHPRSYLIETGNGVIRRNRVALTLAERQPSMSSDYESFFPDLESTAKSHSPPETGVFRTRYGRLVRPPQRYTP; encoded by the coding sequence ATGGATGTCGTAACTAGCAGTCCATACTACCCAAAGAGTAATGGACTAGCGGAAGCAGCGGTGAAAACGGTAAAAAACATACTGGCGAAAGAAAGAGACCCGTGGTTGGGGTTTCTTGCATACCGTGCATCACCCATGGAGTCGGGGTATTCCCCAGCGGAACTACTAATGGGACGTAAGCTGAGAACGACTTTGCCATTTCATCCTACGAAGTTGAATCCCAAATGGCCCAGCCTCACGGTCCTACGGGATAAGAATAAGGTCATCGCGGAGAGACAGAAGAGGAACTACGACCGACGACACCGGACGAAAGAACTACCCCTATTGCCTGCGGGAGCCACCGTTTGGGTGAGAGATCGTCGGGAGTGTGGAACGGTTGTCGGAGAGTCGGGCCATCCCCGGTCCTATCTCATTGAGACGGGTAATGGagtcatcaggaggaatcggGTGGCGCTGACATTAGCTGAACGGCAGCCGAGTATGTCGAGTGATTATGAATCATTCTTTCCCGACCTCGAGTCTACAGCGAAGAGCCACAGCCCACCAGAGACGGGAGTATTCAGGACGAGATACGGACGACTTGTGCGTCCCCCTCAACGATACACTCCTTAG